In Bacillus cereus ATCC 14579, a single window of DNA contains:
- a CDS encoding HNH/endonuclease VII fold putative polymorphic toxin has translation MTRELTYEVKGQKIIIQDHSEGHKFGEGGIGDQPPHHNIRPEYNTRTGQVDGMEDHYYFDKRNKK, from the coding sequence ATGACTCGAGAATTAACATATGAAGTAAAAGGTCAAAAAATTATAATTCAAGATCATTCAGAGGGTCATAAGTTTGGAGAAGGTGGAATTGGAGATCAGCCACCGCATCATAATATAAGACCTGAATACAATACACGAACAGGACAGGTAGATGGTATGGAGGATCATTATTATTTTGATAAGAGAAATAAAAAATAG
- a CDS encoding immunity 50 family protein, translated as MIDQFKFLNPQALISIFGKIPKFEESELLDVRLKRDGPTLVIQLMTKENVENKPKRWNKWDVIYVEISFFTIHNLTIKGLGTENIIDYFEINTIEEEGLLKIKCKNQMLVECSFEWAKVEGVTPGLIGLP; from the coding sequence ATGATTGATCAATTTAAATTTTTAAATCCACAAGCGTTAATTAGTATTTTTGGGAAAATACCAAAGTTTGAAGAATCAGAGTTATTAGATGTGCGTCTTAAAAGAGATGGTCCTACTTTAGTTATTCAATTGATGACAAAGGAAAATGTTGAAAACAAGCCAAAACGATGGAACAAGTGGGATGTAATTTATGTAGAGATATCTTTCTTTACTATTCATAATTTAACAATAAAAGGTTTAGGGACAGAAAATATAATTGATTATTTTGAAATAAATACGATAGAAGAAGAAGGTTTATTAAAAATTAAGTGTAAGAATCAAATGTTAGTTGAGTGCTCGTTTGAATGGGCAAAGGTAGAAGGAGTAACCCCAGGCTTAATAGGATTACCGTAA
- a CDS encoding SMI1/KNR4 family protein, whose translation MNNITWINVSEKKVTDEQIEQLEEYFGIKFPNDFIECVKKYDGGYPTPDTFNIPNQDEDSLNNLLTLDSERKISMLQTYNSIKDRLVDKVYPFARDPFGNLLCFDYRNNPQSPTVVFWDHEEEEMEESIYPVCSSFAELLDSLYEFEDEDE comes from the coding sequence ATGAACAACATTACATGGATTAATGTAAGTGAGAAAAAAGTTACAGATGAACAAATTGAACAATTAGAAGAGTACTTTGGTATTAAATTTCCTAATGATTTTATTGAGTGTGTAAAGAAATATGATGGTGGCTATCCTACTCCAGATACATTCAATATTCCTAATCAGGATGAAGATTCACTTAATAACCTTTTAACCTTAGACTCTGAGAGAAAAATTTCTATGCTGCAAACATATAATAGTATAAAAGATAGATTGGTAGATAAAGTATATCCTTTTGCTAGAGACCCGTTTGGTAACCTTCTATGCTTTGATTACCGAAATAATCCTCAGTCACCAACAGTCGTATTTTGGGACCATGAGGAAGAAGAAATGGAAGAATCCATCTATCCTGTTTGTTCATCTTTTGCAGAATTACTTGATAGCTTATATGAGTTTGAAGACGAGGACGAATAA
- a CDS encoding MFS transporter, with protein sequence MAQVKSNRVAGNIFKGSVGNLIEWYDWYVYSAFAVYFSAEFFPKGDPTSQLLNTAAIFAVGFLMRPIGSLLMGRYADRHGRRAALTLSITVMAGGSLIIACTPSYESIGIMAPIILVLARLLQGLSLGGEYGTSATYLSEMASSGRRGFYSSFQYVTLVAGQMVALGVQIVLQQLLSEPDMKAWGWRIPFIIGAMGAVAVLWLRRTMDESEQFSNIKSQKRESAGTIRALMKHPKAVLTVIGLTLGGTVAFYTYTTYLQKFMVNTVGLPKEVVSWINFVALLIFVVLQPIAGLLSDKIGRRPLLMAFGILGTLLTAPIFFFMEKTTEPIVAFLLMMVGLIIVTGYTSINAIVKAELFPTEIRALGVGLPYALTVAIFGGTAEFIALWLKSIGMESLFYFYVAGCIAISFITYWRMDESSKTSQIEAELGGGDKLVNNKSS encoded by the coding sequence ATGGCTCAAGTAAAATCTAATCGAGTCGCCGGCAATATTTTCAAAGGTTCTGTCGGTAATTTAATTGAATGGTACGACTGGTACGTTTACTCTGCTTTCGCTGTTTATTTTTCAGCAGAGTTCTTTCCTAAAGGCGATCCAACGAGTCAGTTACTGAACACAGCAGCTATTTTCGCAGTTGGATTTTTAATGCGCCCTATCGGAAGTTTATTAATGGGACGCTATGCAGATCGGCACGGACGCCGGGCGGCATTAACCCTCTCCATTACGGTTATGGCCGGTGGTTCTTTAATTATTGCCTGTACACCGAGTTACGAAAGTATCGGTATTATGGCGCCAATTATTTTAGTTCTTGCCCGTTTACTACAAGGATTATCACTTGGTGGAGAGTACGGAACTTCCGCAACGTATTTATCTGAAATGGCTAGTAGTGGACGCCGTGGTTTTTATTCAAGTTTCCAATATGTAACGCTCGTTGCTGGACAGATGGTTGCGTTAGGCGTTCAAATTGTTCTTCAGCAATTACTAAGCGAACCAGATATGAAAGCTTGGGGATGGCGTATTCCATTCATTATTGGAGCGATGGGCGCAGTAGCTGTATTATGGCTTCGCCGCACGATGGATGAGTCGGAGCAGTTCTCAAACATAAAATCACAAAAACGTGAAAGCGCAGGAACCATTCGCGCTCTTATGAAACATCCGAAAGCAGTATTAACAGTAATCGGCCTAACATTAGGAGGCACTGTTGCATTTTATACGTACACAACATATTTACAAAAGTTCATGGTAAACACAGTCGGCCTTCCGAAAGAAGTTGTAAGCTGGATTAACTTTGTCGCACTACTTATATTCGTCGTACTTCAGCCAATTGCAGGGCTATTATCCGATAAAATTGGACGCCGCCCACTATTAATGGCATTCGGTATTCTCGGAACATTACTAACAGCACCGATCTTCTTCTTCATGGAAAAAACGACAGAACCAATCGTAGCATTTTTACTCATGATGGTCGGTCTCATTATCGTTACTGGTTACACATCAATTAATGCAATTGTAAAAGCAGAACTCTTCCCAACTGAAATTCGCGCACTCGGCGTAGGTTTACCATATGCACTAACAGTCGCGATATTCGGCGGAACAGCTGAGTTCATCGCATTATGGCTAAAAAGTATCGGAATGGAATCACTCTTCTACTTCTACGTAGCTGGATGTATCGCGATCAGCTTTATTACGTATTGGCGTATGGATGAGTCATCGAAAACTTCGCAGATTGAGGCGGAGCTTGGTGGTGGGGATAAATTAGTTAATAATAAGTCTAGTTAA
- a CDS encoding AHH domain-containing protein, whose translation MEHGGKDAGVEPPPYSNAAHHLTPWNDKRAIEAQELLKEFGIHHDSAANGVFLPYKVNEYVTTEVLHIGNHCTDYMKEVTKVLKEVKEYGGTQADAVAALHDIRIRLLDGSLKLNSPK comes from the coding sequence TTGGAGCATGGGGGAAAAGATGCAGGGGTTGAACCACCCCCATATTCTAATGCAGCACATCACCTAACACCTTGGAATGATAAAAGAGCTATTGAAGCACAAGAATTATTAAAAGAATTTGGAATACACCATGATTCTGCTGCTAATGGAGTATTTTTACCGTATAAAGTAAATGAATATGTGACTACTGAAGTGTTACATATAGGTAACCATTGTACGGATTATATGAAAGAGGTAACTAAGGTACTAAAAGAAGTTAAAGAATATGGTGGTACTCAAGCAGACGCTGTTGCAGCTTTACATGACATAAGAATACGTTTATTAGATGGCAGCTTAAAATTAAATAGCCCGAAATAA